The Tolypothrix sp. PCC 7712 region CGTCAGCTAAACGAGGTTGATATTTATTGTTGGGCAACTGGGAAATACTATAGTGCAGGCGCAGAGTAAAGCCACGGCTGTCAGCTAAAGACTCAAAGTTAAGCATTTCACTATCTTTACTGCTACCGCCACCACCAGAAAAATTTAAAACTGTTTCTACTTCTATGTTTTCTGGAAAGACTTTGGCTTCACCAAAATATGATTGGTCTGTACCACCAGGTAGCCCCAAACTTAGAGATAAGCCTGCTAAATCTGTCAGTAACAAATCGCCCAAGTCAATCAGCAGAGTTTTGCGTTCTGGATGAATGCTTTTAATGGGAATAGTGTACAGTACAGAGTCACTAAAAGACCGAGCTAGCGATCGCGCTTGCGGATCTCCTTCACGAGTCCGAAAATTAACATTACGAACAGCAAATTGCAGGTTATTATCCACTCGTTTAAAGTAAAATAAAAAGTCCTGCAAAGGCATACCGCTATAAATACCCTGCTCCCCAATCCCAGATTCCAAGGTAGAAGTGGCTAGATAATTTTTATTTAGTTGCTCTGGCTGAATTTCTAAATAAATTTTATTCTTTTCTTTCTGGCGATAAAGCGTGAACACTCCCGCTGACTTTTCAGTATCTTTAGTAACTTCATCAAATGGCTCTAAGTCATCCTTTTTTGGTGGCTTACTCGATGAGTTAGGTTTTTCGCTAGGCTTGTCTGGGGTTTTGACCGCTTGTAAAAAAGGTTGTTTCCCAACTTCTTTCGGACTTTGAACTATCCAGTTAAAAGGTTGCTGCTGTACTTGTTGATTTTGATTAAGCACCCAGACTTGATCCGTCTTTTGCCCTAAAGAATGGGGTAACTGTGATGCTTCTAAGGCTCGTTTGAGAGCATTATTGTCTAGCTTTTTTACAGCTTTCAGGTTTTGTAGGCTACTCTCTGACTTTTCTGTACCCTTGACTGTGACTGGTTTTACACTAACTTTATCTACCTTTTGGAGATTGTGTAACTCAGTATTTACTCTGTTATTAGGTACAGACTTAGCACTAGCGGTTGTTAATCCTAAAAACAAACCGTGCAACAAAATTACATAAAAAGTTAATCTATTCATTTAATCAATCCCCGATAACAATCAATAGCTAATTTCTCATTGTTGTAAAGTTAAGCTACTTGGCGCTGATCTAACTGAAGCTTATTCTAAAAATATTATTAGCTGGCTAATATCCAGCAGTGAACTTTTTCGTTAAGTTATCATTATTTTTTTGAATCTGATTGGACAGTTTTACTGTAGTATTTTTGCTAACAATTGTGTCTGTAGCATACAGTACGTATTATTTTGACACCAGACTAGTAAACTTGCTGGGAAGAAAGTATAACAATTTATGCCAAATCGATGACATTACTGGAAAAGGCACAACTTCTCAAGCTGTTGATTTCGATTTACACAAAGAAAAATTGTCAGGTGCTGATTGGTTACCTACCACCAAAACATCTCTAATAGTTACTAGTTATAAATTATACGAATTTATTTTTTGCCCGATTAGCTTCTCAGTCAATCTCAATCTTTAAATCATCTCTAACTAACCAGTAATCAGATAGTAATCCAAGATACCAAATGTCCTATTTATTGCAAATTTGGAAGCGTTTAAGCAATTACGCCAGAGGTACAAAGTTACCAGAGTTCTCGCAGACAGAATCTCCGGAAGCTGAAGCAGTGTCTTCTAGGGGAAAAACAACTCCAGATTTTGAGCTAGGCTTTAAATTTGCTCAAGATACTTTACCAGACTCTTTACTACCCCAACAATTACAAAAAAGGTTGGAAGAATGGTCAAACCCCGGTAGTGGGTTGCCAGAGTTCGCGAGCGAGATATCATCCGCTACACTCCGCATAGACGCGCAGCGACTCACCGCCAGATATCGCCAATTATATGCACAAATTTATGATTTATTAGGTCAGAGCGCCTTGACCTCAGACATAGTTGAACAAGGCATGAACTTGTTAATTGCGGGGAAAAAATTTCGTCCAGTAGTCTTATGCCAACGCCTAGAAGAATTTTATCGTCGCTGGTGTCGAGGGGAATTTATCGATGCAGCACCGAATGATAACTTGCCTCAGAAAAAAATGCTACAGATGCTCGCGAAAAATCGCGAAATTGGACTAAGGCAAGTAGATATATATACAGGACTTAATGTACTCATATTACTTTTGGAGTTACACCGCTACGCTCAAGGGCGAGCTGAACTTCAGCAGCATATTACGTTTTATCCTTCCAGCCAACCGGATACAGAAAGTTTTTTCACATCGCAACTCCTACGTATTATTAACTATAGCGATGCCATAGAAATTGGGAATTTTACTAGTATCGTTGGGGAATTCTTAAGAGGCGGCAACTTTCGTGGTGCTTATTTAGGAAATGCTAACTTGGCAGGTGCTAACTTTAGCGGCGCTAACCTTACTGGTGCATACCTAGGAGATGCCAACTTAACAGGTGCAAACTTTAGCAATGCCAACCTCAGTGGTGCCAACTTTGGTGATGCCAACCTCAGTGGTGCCAACTTCAGCAATGCTAACCTCAGCCGCACCGACCTCAGCAGCGCCAATTTCAGCGGTGCCAATCTTCACCATGCCGACCTCAGCCGCGCTAACCTTAGCCACGCCGACCTCAGCAGTGCCAATCTCAAAAATGCCAATCTTACTAGTGCTGACCTCAGCAGTGCCAATCTCAAAGATGCTAACCTTAACAGTGGCGACCTCAGCCATGCAATACTTTTCGGTGCCAACCTCAGCGAAGCTAACTTGACTGGTCTCAACCTCAGTCATGCTGACCTCTGCCGTGCCGACCTCAGTGGCGCAGACCTCAGCCGTGCCATCCTCAACGGTGCCAACCTCAGCGACACAATTCTTTTCAGTACCAAACTTCATGATGCCATTCTTGTAGCTGCTGATCTGAGCTACGCCAAACTAAATGGCGCAAAACTCAACGGCGCAAAGCTCAACGGTGCAATGTTTTTAGGTGCAGATCTCAGCGGTGTAGATTTGAGTGGTGTAATTCTCCACGATGCCGACCTCAGCGGCGTAATACTTAATGATGCTGACCTGAGTGGTGCCGACCTGAGTGATACCATGCTTTTTGGTACCGACCTCAGCTATGCCAACCTCAACCAAGCCAACCTCAGTGGTAGTAACCTCAGTGGTGCTTTACTCAATGGCGCGGATCTCAGCCACACTAACCTTAGCTACGCCATACTCAGCAATGCTGATGTCAGCGAAGCCAACCTAGAAGAAATGACCTGGGGAGAAAAGCAGCAATGGGAAACTGTGCGCGGGTTAGAAACCGCAGTCAATGTGCCAGAAGGATTGAAGCAGCAGCTTGGGTTAGGGGGATGAGGGAGATGAGGGGGATGAGGGGGATGAGGGAGATGAGGGAGATGAGGGAGCAGAGGGAGCAGAGGGAGCAGAGGAAGCAGGGGTGCAGGGGAGAATAGCCATTACTCATTACTCATTACTCATTACCAATTACCAATTACCTATTACCCCATGCCCAATGCCCCATGCCCAATGCCCCATGCCCCATGCCCAATTAAACTTATTAATTTGCCTTAAGATTAATTTCTTGCAAATCAAGAGCGTAATTTAATCGCAAAACATTTACTCCTGGCTCACCAAAAACCCATAAAAATCTATCGTCAGTGTATTTATTAATTAGAGGTAATATTTCTTCTGCTTTGACGTTACGGGCACTAGCGACTCTCTCCAATTGCTGCCTAGCAGATTTCACAGAAATATGAGGATCTAAGCCAGATGCAGAGGTGTAAATTAAATCTGCAGTTGGTTGAACATTTTCGTCTCGAAATTGATTAGCTTGCTCAACAATACGATTGAGTAATTCTGGATTAGTAGGAGCAAGATTACTCGCGCCAGAGATGCCAGTTGCTTTGGCTTTTTTACCTTGGCTATATCTGACTGTACTGGGACGACCATGAAAATATTTCTCTGATGTAAATACTTGACCAATTAAGGCAGAACCAATTGGTGGGGCATCTGGTTGACCATCTATATTTTGCATGATGCTGCCATTAGCTTGCAAAGGGAAAAACACCTGACCGACTACTAAAATTAACAGAGGATAGATGAGTGCTGTTAGTAACCAAAGTACTAAAGTTATACGAATTGATTTGATGATTTCTCGAATAATAGACATACAATAATCTGTGCGATCGCTCTTTTGAATTTAATCTTGAATAATAATTTTGAACTGTTAGAAGCGTTCTGGCTGAAAAACGACAACAAACAAGTATATAACAAGCGATATTGTGACAAGTCCCAAAATGCCAATTGCCCAAGTGGTGCGACTTTCTAAACTGACATCTGAGGCGGCATAAACTACAGGGGCAATTGCTAAGGTGAATCCTAGCGCCATCAAAGTTGGCAGTAGTAACTGTTGTTTACGCAATTTTGTCCAGACAATATTTTTTGTCTGTCTTGCATTTTTATCCTGATTTTTGTTCATTTTACTTGATTTTTTGCACCCTTATACCATTTTGGATTTTAGATTTGGGATTGGGAGTTACTCTTTATACAAGAGTTATAACAATCAATCCATCTGTCGAATTCATTTTGCAAATTTGTCTAAGTATTTCCGTTTAAATAGGAAATAATCTAATTAAACGCAGAGTACTGCGGAGGTTCCCGCCAAGTAACGCAGAATAAGTAGGTATGTGGAAATTAACCCAACTATGTTAGTACACATAAATAGACTCTAAATCCTTACTAATGACAAATAGCTAAGGACAAATGACAGCCTCCGCCAATTATCTTTAATTAAACACGAATTCCTGAAATACTGTACTAAGTTAAACCTGCTAGTGTAATTAGAATATCGATTATTTTAATGGCTATAAATGGTGTAATGATTCCACCTAAACCATAAATCAAAATATTACGTTGCAGTAGTTGATTAGCTGTTAAGGGTCGAAAATTTACGCCCTTTAAAGCTAAAGGAATTAAGGCAGGAATAATCAAAGCGTTATAAATTAATGCCGATAATACTGCTGAATTAGTACTAGTCAATTTCATAATATTTAGGCTTTGCAAATTAGCAGAGGCAAAGATTATGGGAATGATTGCAAAGTATTTAGCAATATCATTAGCTAAGGAAAATGTTGTCAACGCCCCACGGGTAATGAGCAATTGTTTACCAACACTGACGATATCAATCAATTTTGTGGGGTCTGAGTCTAAATCCACCATGTTTGCTGCTTCTTTTGCTGCCTGAGTCCCCGTATTCATGGCTAATCCCACATTAGCTTGTGCTAAGGCTGGGGCATCATTGGTGCCATCTCCGGTCATGGCGACTAGTTTGCCTTTCGCCTGTTCTTGCTTAATGACAGTAATTTTATCTTCGGGGGTGGCTTCGGCAATGAAATCATCAACGCCAGCTTCTTTGGCAATCACCGCCGCCGTAATATGGTTGTCTCCAGTCAGCATAATGGTACGTACTCCCATGCGGCGTAACTGGTCAAAGCGTTCGCGAATGCCAGGTTTGACAATATCTTTGAGATAAATTACGCCGTAGATTTCATGGTCTAAGCACACAGCTAAGGGTGTACCGCCCTGCTGGGAAACTCGCTCGTAAGCTGCATCAAGTTCTGGGGTTTCGCGGCCATTACGGGAACGTACAAACCCTTTAATTGCTCCCACGGCTCCCTTGCGTACCTCTCTCCCACCGGGTAAGTTGGTGCCACTCATGCGGGTTTTAGCAGAAAACTCTACTGCTTGTGCCTGATTGTAGTCAAAATCTACCCTTGCGCCTAATTTTTCTGCTAGTCGCACAATCGATTTCCCTTCAGGCGTATCATCAAATACGCTAGCTACCCAAGCAACATTGGCGATGTCTTCAAGTGTATGACCGTTAATCGGAATAAATTCTTCTGCCAAGCGGTTACCAAGGGTAATTGTCCCTGTTTTATCGAGAACTAGGGTATTAACATCACCGCAGGCTTCGACAGCTTTACCAGATGTAGCAATCACGTTAAATTGGGCGACTCGATCCATCCCGGCGATGCCAATAGCACTTAGCAATCCGCCAATAGTGGTGGGGATCAATGCAACTAATAAGGCAATTAAAACCGGGATGCTGACTGGATTTTTAACGGTGTAAGCAAATGCAGGCAGAGTTACGACTACAAATAAAAACACTAAGCTGAGAACTGCCAACAATACAGTCAAAGCAATTTCATTGGGTGTTTTGCTGCGTTCTGCCCCTTCCACCAAGGCAATCATCCGGTCGATGAACCCTTTGCCTGATTCGGCTGTAATGCGGATAATCAATTCATCAGAGATAATCCGCGTACCACCAGTCACAGAACTAGCAACATCCGAGCCAGATTCCTTCAGTACTGGTGCAGATTCTCCAGTAATTGCCGATTCATCTACAGAAGCCACACCCATAATCACTTCCCCATCGGCGGGAATGAAATCACCTGCTACTACGTAGACGGTATCACCCTGTTTGAGGCTGCTGGATGGGACTTCGGTAATAGTGCCATCGGTGGCAAGTTGTTTGGCAGTTGTTTCTGATTTTGTCGATCGCAAAGCATCGGCTTGGGCTTTACCTCGTCCTTCGGCTACAGCTTCGGCAAAATTGGCAAACCAGACTGTGAAAAACAAAATCCCAGTTAATATGCCGTTGAAGAGTTGCGGATTATTCTGTTGTACTGGGCCAAATAAGCTGGGATCGATGGTAACCACTAAAGTAATGAGCGTACCAACCCACACCAAAAACATTACTGGGTTTTTGATGGCGTGTTGCGGATTGAGCTTGACAAAAGCATCTTTAATGGCTCGCAAGTAGATGCCTGTAGCACTGATTTTGGTCTTTTTGCGTGGTTGACGGCGATCGCCTGAACGAGAACGCGGAGGTCTAGCTTTGGAGGTAGCTGCAGCTTGATTCATAGATTTTAGTGAGTGAGGGTGATGAGGGAGATGAGGGGGATGAGGGGGATGAGGGGGATGAGGGAGATTTGCTATATTGTCTTCCTTATGTATTTAACTGCCAGAGGATAATTTAATACCCTCGGCTATGGGGCCTAAGGCTAAAACTGGGAAAAAGGTGAGTACGCCTAGAATGAGGCTTACGCCAGCTGTGACACAAGTAAATAGCAGAGAATCGGTTCTGAGGGTACCAGGAGTTTCTGGTACTGGTTTCTTACGAGACATACTATCAGCTAGTAACAATATGGCAATAGTTGGTATGTAGCGTCCTGCTAACAGGGGAAATAAGCAACTCAAATTCCACCACAAAGCTGTAGGTGCAGGTTGAGTAGTAGCTAACCCTGCCAACCCGGAACCATTGTTAGCTGCGGCTGAGGCATATTCATAAACTACTTGGGAAATGCCATGAAAGCCAGGGTTGGTAATTCCCGCAAAGGAAATTGGGTAGGCTAAGGCGATCGCACTGGGGATTAATACGGCAATCGGATGTATCAGTAATACTATACTGGCGAGCACAATTTCCCGTTTTTCGATTTTGCGTCCTAAAAATTCTGGGGTACGCCCTACCATTAAGCCAGTGAGAAAGACGGTAAGAATTACGTAAATTAATAGATAAGCTATTCCAGTACCTTGACCACCCCAAATAATTTGGAGAAATAAGTTAAATAAAGTTGAAAATATTCCTTGGGGCATTAAGGAATCATGCATTCCGTTGACAGCACCAGACATAGTGGCGGTAGTCATGACAGCCCATAGCGCTGTTTGTGCCCAACCAAAACGCTGTTCTTTACCTTCTAAATTCGGAAATTCTAATCCCAGAGTGCCATTAATCAAGGGATTTCCCTGTAGTTCGGCGGTGGATGTGATGCCCACTAAAACCACGAAAATTACAAACACCATCCAAAACAGCAGCCATGCTTGTTTGAGGTTATTGGCAAAAACCCCATAGGTGTAAATTAAAGCTGCGGGGATAGAAATCATGGCAATGAGTTCTAT contains the following coding sequences:
- a CDS encoding pentapeptide repeat-containing protein — translated: MSYLLQIWKRLSNYARGTKLPEFSQTESPEAEAVSSRGKTTPDFELGFKFAQDTLPDSLLPQQLQKRLEEWSNPGSGLPEFASEISSATLRIDAQRLTARYRQLYAQIYDLLGQSALTSDIVEQGMNLLIAGKKFRPVVLCQRLEEFYRRWCRGEFIDAAPNDNLPQKKMLQMLAKNREIGLRQVDIYTGLNVLILLLELHRYAQGRAELQQHITFYPSSQPDTESFFTSQLLRIINYSDAIEIGNFTSIVGEFLRGGNFRGAYLGNANLAGANFSGANLTGAYLGDANLTGANFSNANLSGANFGDANLSGANFSNANLSRTDLSSANFSGANLHHADLSRANLSHADLSSANLKNANLTSADLSSANLKDANLNSGDLSHAILFGANLSEANLTGLNLSHADLCRADLSGADLSRAILNGANLSDTILFSTKLHDAILVAADLSYAKLNGAKLNGAKLNGAMFLGADLSGVDLSGVILHDADLSGVILNDADLSGADLSDTMLFGTDLSYANLNQANLSGSNLSGALLNGADLSHTNLSYAILSNADVSEANLEEMTWGEKQQWETVRGLETAVNVPEGLKQQLGLGG
- the kdpB gene encoding potassium-transporting ATPase subunit KdpB, with product MNQAAATSKARPPRSRSGDRRQPRKKTKISATGIYLRAIKDAFVKLNPQHAIKNPVMFLVWVGTLITLVVTIDPSLFGPVQQNNPQLFNGILTGILFFTVWFANFAEAVAEGRGKAQADALRSTKSETTAKQLATDGTITEVPSSSLKQGDTVYVVAGDFIPADGEVIMGVASVDESAITGESAPVLKESGSDVASSVTGGTRIISDELIIRITAESGKGFIDRMIALVEGAERSKTPNEIALTVLLAVLSLVFLFVVVTLPAFAYTVKNPVSIPVLIALLVALIPTTIGGLLSAIGIAGMDRVAQFNVIATSGKAVEACGDVNTLVLDKTGTITLGNRLAEEFIPINGHTLEDIANVAWVASVFDDTPEGKSIVRLAEKLGARVDFDYNQAQAVEFSAKTRMSGTNLPGGREVRKGAVGAIKGFVRSRNGRETPELDAAYERVSQQGGTPLAVCLDHEIYGVIYLKDIVKPGIRERFDQLRRMGVRTIMLTGDNHITAAVIAKEAGVDDFIAEATPEDKITVIKQEQAKGKLVAMTGDGTNDAPALAQANVGLAMNTGTQAAKEAANMVDLDSDPTKLIDIVSVGKQLLITRGALTTFSLANDIAKYFAIIPIIFASANLQSLNIMKLTSTNSAVLSALIYNALIIPALIPLALKGVNFRPLTANQLLQRNILIYGLGGIITPFIAIKIIDILITLAGLT
- the kdpA gene encoding potassium-transporting ATPase subunit KdpA gives rise to the protein MGQGFLQIGLTLCIVIAITSVFGRYIARVFMGERTLLDSFMNPIERSIFVLAGVRPKDSMTGGQYARAVVYSNLVMGIVVYLLIFFQRFLPWNPNGFGAPTWDTLLHTTVSFVTNTDQQHYAGETTLSYFSQVAALGFLMFTSAATGLAVGIAFIRGLTGRKLGNFYIDLTRAITRILLPISIVGAIALLISGVPQTLGAPVVVRTLEGGTQYIARGPVASFEMIKMLGENGGGFFGVNSAHPFENPNGASNLIELIAMISIPAALIYTYGVFANNLKQAWLLFWMVFVIFVVLVGITSTAELQGNPLINGTLGLEFPNLEGKEQRFGWAQTALWAVMTTATMSGAVNGMHDSLMPQGIFSTLFNLFLQIIWGGQGTGIAYLLIYVILTVFLTGLMVGRTPEFLGRKIEKREIVLASIVLLIHPIAVLIPSAIALAYPISFAGITNPGFHGISQVVYEYASAAANNGSGLAGLATTQPAPTALWWNLSCLFPLLAGRYIPTIAILLLADSMSRKKPVPETPGTLRTDSLLFTCVTAGVSLILGVLTFFPVLALGPIAEGIKLSSGS
- the kdpF gene encoding K(+)-transporting ATPase subunit F, which gives rise to MNKNQDKNARQTKNIVWTKLRKQQLLLPTLMALGFTLAIAPVVYAASDVSLESRTTWAIGILGLVTISLVIYLFVVVFQPERF
- the kdpC gene encoding K(+)-transporting ATPase subunit C; translated protein: MSIIREIIKSIRITLVLWLLTALIYPLLILVVGQVFFPLQANGSIMQNIDGQPDAPPIGSALIGQVFTSEKYFHGRPSTVRYSQGKKAKATGISGASNLAPTNPELLNRIVEQANQFRDENVQPTADLIYTSASGLDPHISVKSARQQLERVASARNVKAEEILPLINKYTDDRFLWVFGEPGVNVLRLNYALDLQEINLKAN